In Plasmodium brasilianum strain Bolivian I chromosome 1, whole genome shotgun sequence, a single genomic region encodes these proteins:
- a CDS encoding nucleic acid-binding protein translates to MEDFNNVHNVDNADYVDNADYVESTDHVSSPYAKNNINYNAFDEKDVEANQNNANVINSLVGKIISEKYLSDFINEEIFFIGEVVGIEDNKISLKSVNGKCVECVIQDRNFKAHTKYVGIKGTVSDDLKIIETRGVIFLEDINFEIVNEYINIYMQNINSDVFLSSY, encoded by the exons atgGAAGACTTTAATAACGTTCATAACGTTGACAATGCTGACTATGTTGACAATGCTGACTATGTTGAGAGTACTGACCATGTTTCCAGCCCttatgcaaaaaataatataaattacaatgCATTTGATGAAAAGGATGTCGAAGCAAATCAGAATAATGCAAATGTCATTAATAGCTTAGTGGGGAAAATTATATCAGAAAAATACTTGTCtgattttataaatgaagagatattttttataggaGAAGTTGTTGGAATagaagataataaaattagcCTAAAATCAGTAAATG GCAAATGTGTCGAGTGTGTCATCCAAGACAGGAATTTCAAAGCACATACAAAATACGTAGGCATAAAAGGTACCGTATCAGATgacttaaaaataattgaaacAAGAGGAGTAATATTCTTAGAAGATATTAATTTCGAAATAGTTAAtgagtatataaatatttatatgcaaaatataaactcagatgtttttttatcatcCTACTAG